CCAATGCCAGTCCATACACCAAGCCCCAGCGCTACGATAAGTACAACGAGAACCACTGCAACCATCGCTACAGTCTTATATTCGCGGGCAAGAAACGCATATGCACCTTCCTTTATTGCATTGGAAATCTCCTGCATCTTGGCATTCCCCGCATCCTGCTTTGAAACCCACATTGCGGTCATGACAGCGTATATAACGCCCAATACGCCGCAACCTAAAGCAAATAAAATAGTCGAACTCATCAAATTCCTCCTTTAAATTAGGGTTTAGTAACTGGCGTTTTGAAAATCGTGTTAGTATTTACAATCCGACCGAATAATGCAAATTATAAATATTTATGGTAAAGCAAGAAATTCTTATTAGTATTATTTATCCGGGGTATTTG
This genomic stretch from Nitrospirota bacterium harbors:
- a CDS encoding sodium/proton-translocating pyrophosphatase, which encodes MSSTILFALGCGVLGVIYAVMTAMWVSKQDAGNAKMQEISNAIKEGAYAFLAREYKTVAMVAVVLVVLIVALGLGVWTGIG